In one window of Ruminococcus hominis DNA:
- a CDS encoding tyrosine-type recombinase/integrase, producing the protein MIENEKFERHLRESNLSENTISSYMFAIKQYGQQYDDITQKKLREYKVWLIENYKPKTVNLRLRALNCYLESIGKEKLKLPFVRVQQKSYLENVISEADYEYFKSCLKKDDEMFWYFVIRFLAATGARVSELIQIKAEHVKLGHLDLYSKGGKLRRIYIPKELQNEALSWLAEKQQESGFIFLNKYGERITTRGISGQLKKLAVRYNINPAVVYPHSFRHRFAKSFLERCNDIAFLADLMGHESIETTRIYLRKTSTEQRAIVDTIINW; encoded by the coding sequence ATGATAGAAAACGAAAAATTTGAAAGACACTTGAGAGAAAGCAATCTCTCAGAAAACACGATATCATCGTATATGTTTGCTATTAAACAGTACGGACAACAATACGATGATATCACGCAGAAAAAGCTACGAGAATACAAGGTATGGCTTATAGAAAATTATAAGCCAAAGACCGTAAATCTCAGACTGCGTGCACTGAACTGTTATCTGGAATCTATTGGGAAAGAAAAATTGAAGTTACCGTTTGTACGAGTGCAGCAGAAAAGTTATCTGGAAAATGTAATTAGTGAAGCGGACTATGAATACTTCAAATCATGTCTGAAAAAAGATGATGAAATGTTTTGGTATTTCGTAATTCGTTTCCTTGCCGCCACGGGAGCAAGAGTCAGTGAATTGATTCAGATCAAAGCTGAACATGTTAAATTGGGACATCTTGATTTATACTCCAAAGGCGGAAAGTTGCGTAGAATTTATATCCCCAAAGAATTGCAAAATGAAGCCCTTTCTTGGTTGGCTGAAAAGCAACAAGAAAGTGGCTTCATTTTTTTGAACAAGTATGGCGAGCGTATTACTACTCGTGGCATTTCTGGACAGCTAAAAAAATTAGCGGTGAGATATAATATCAATCCTGCAGTGGTATATCCACATTCATTCCGGCACCGATTTGCAAAAAGTTTCTTGGAACGCTGCAATGATATAGCGTTTCTTGCTGACCTTATGGGACATGAAAGCATTGAAACTACCCGTATTTATCTCAGAAAAACATCCACTGAACAGCGTGCAATCGTAGATACAATCATAAATTGGTAA